A segment of the Streptomyces sp. XD-27 genome:
GTCGGGGCCGACCGGCAGCAGCAGGTGTCCGGCCGCGGGGCCCAGCGGGACGCCCAGCCAGTCGCCGTCGGCGCGCCGAAGCGGGCGGGCGCGGGTGCGCAGCCCGTAGGCGTCCTCGCGCAGGAGGGTGCCGAGAACGCGGCGCAGGAGGAGGCGTTCGTGATCGTCGGGTTCGGCGGGCCGGTCCGGCACGGCCGCGACGCTCGGCCCGCCGGACGCGGCGGCGGCGTGTGCGTCATCGGACGCGACGGGGGCGGCCATGGGGCGAGATACGGGGCGGGGCGCAGGGCCGGGCACGGGACGAGGCGCGGGGCCGCATGTCGGCCGCTGGGGCTTCATGGCACGATCTCCCATCGCTGCGCGGCCAGGAACTCCGCGACGGCCCGGTCGATCCGCCGCTGGTCGGTGCCGGTGGCGCGCAGCACGCCCAGGAAGTCGCGGTTGGTGTGGTGGAGCGGGTGCTCCTCGCCGATCTCCCGCAGCGGACGGTAGTCCAGCCGCACCCCGTCGGTCTCGCGCACGCTCGCGGCGGGGGCGGAGACCAACCTGCCGCCGCGGTCGGCCGTGACGTACTCCAGGCGGGCCCGCGCGTCGGTCCGCGCGCCGAGGTCGTCCGGCAGCGGCTCGCCGAGGTGGGTGCGGAGGATGTGCTCGAAAAGCGGGACGTCGAGCAGCCCGGCGAGGACCAGGTCGCACTGGTCGCCTATGGCGCGGTAGTTGACCTCGATCAGGCGGGCGCGGTCGCCCTGGACGACGTACTCGGTGTGGCAGGCACCGAAGCCGACCCCGAGCGCGTGCAGTTGGTCCAGCACCTGGGCGGTGTGCGGCTGCGGCGGTTCGGGGAGCAGGACGAGGCGTTCCTCGATGAAGTGCGGGGGTGGCGAGAGCTCGGTGCGGAACGAGGCGTAGGCGTGCAGGGTGCGGCCGTCTCCCAGGGTCTCCAGGGTCTGCAGCGGCCCGTGCAGGAACTCCTCCACGACCAGTGCCTCCCCTGGGCGCCGGGTGCGGATCTCCCGGCAGCGGGCGAGGAGTTCACCGGCGTCGGCGACGAGCCGGACGTCCTCGCTGGCGACGCCCTCGCGGGGTTTGACGACGCAGGGGTACGGCGGGTCGAGGGCGGTGAGCGCGGCCGGGTCCCGGTCCGGGCCGAGCTCCGCGGACCAGACGGCGTCGGTGCCGGACTCGGCGAGGCTGCGGCGCAGTTGGGCCTTGTTCTTGGTGCGCAGCGCGGCCCGCCAGTCCTTGCCGGGCAGGCCGAGGAAGTCGGCGGCGAGGGCGGCCTGGGTCTGGAGGTGGTCGCTGTTGGTGAAGACGGCGTCGGGGCGGCCGGGTCCGGCGGCGATCCGACCGATGACCTCGCGGAAGTCGCGTACGTCGCAGGCCGTGACGGTCAGGTCGGGCAGCAGGCCGCCGGCGGCCGCGTACCGCTGGTACGCGCGCTCGTGTGCCGCCGGCTGGTCGGTGAGCAGGGTGACGGCCAGGCCGAGCCGGGCGGCGGCGGGCAGGAAGCCCTCGGTGACGGAGTCGGTGGGATTGAGCGCGAGGAGCTGGAGCCGTCGCGTGGGGCGCGGCCGGCGCCGGGCCGCGTCGTGATCATTCTCGTGCACGGGGAGAGATTAGGTTAGGCATGCCTAATGCCGCCAATTCGGCGGCGCGACATGCCCGTTTAGCCCCTTTCGCCGTCAACTCGCCGCGGGGAGTACGTCATCCGGGCAACCCTATGGCGCGGTGCCGGGCGCGGCGGGCGGCCAGCCGTTCCCCCTCGTCCTGGGCGCGCAGGGCGGCGAGTTCGGCGCCGAGGGCGCGGCCGAGCCGGGCGAGGAAGTGAGCGGGCGACGACGTACCGGTCCCGCTGTCCTCGTCCGCGTCCTCTTCGATGACGCGGTCCACGATGCCGTGGGCCATCAGGTCGGCGGAGCGCACTCCTTGGCGTCCGGCGATCTCGTACGCCCGGTCGGTGGTCCGGTACAGGATCGCGGACGCGCCCTCGGGCGGCAGCGGGGAGAGCCAGGCGTGCCGTGCCGCCAGCACCCGGTCGGCGGGCAGCAGGGCCAGTGCGGCGCCGCCCGCGCCCTGCCCGAGCAGCAGGCACAGCGTCGGGGCGGGCAGCGTCACCATGTCGGCCAGGCAGCGGGCGATCTCCCCGGCCAGGCCGCCCTCTTCGGCCTCGCGGCTGAGGGCGGCGCCCGCGGTGTCCACGACGGTCAGCAGCGGCAGCCCCAGTTCGGCGGCGATTCGCATCCCGCGCCGGGCGGTCCGCAGCCCGGCCGGGCCGAGCGCCTGTCCGGGCCCGTCGGCGGGGTGCCGCCCGTCGCGGTCGTGGCCGAGCACGACACAGGGCGTCCCGCCCACCCGCGCCAGGGCGAGCAGGAGCCCCGGGTCGTGCTCACCCGCGCCGGTACCGCTGAGCGGGGTCACGTCCTCGGCGGTGGCGCGCAGCAGGGCACGGATGCCGGGGCGTTCGGGCCGGCGCGAGCGCCGGATCGACTCCTCGGCGGAGGGCGCGGCCACGGACCCGACCCCGGGGCCACCCGCCCCGGCCTCGACCACCGGCACCGGCCCACCCGTCTCGGCGACCGGCACCGAACCACCCGTCTCGGGCACCGGCACCGAACCAGCCACCTCGTCGGCCGGAGCCGAACCAGCCCCCTCGTCGGCCGGAGCCGGACCAGCCCCCCGGGTAGCCGGAGCCGGACCACGCCCCTCGTCGGCGGCGTCCGCGGACAGCACGCGCAGCGCCCGCGCCGTCACCTCCGCCACCTGCTCGGCGGGCAGCACCGCGTCGACCAGTCCGTGCGCCAGCAGGTTCTCGGCGGTCTGCACGCCCGCCGGGAACTCCTCGCCGTACAGCGCCTGGTGCACGCGCGGGCCGAGGAATCCGATCAGGGCGCCCGGCTCGGCGGCGGTCAGATGGCCCAGCGACCCCCAGGAGGCCAGCACCCCGCCGGTCGTGGGGTGGCGCAGATAGACGAGATAGGGCAGTCCGGCCGCCTTGTGCTCGGTGATGGCCGCCGCCACCTTCACCATCTGCAGGAACGCGATCGTGCCCTCCTGCATCCGGGTGCCGCCCGACGCGGGCGCGGCCAGCAGCGGCAGCCGTTCCCGCGTCGCCCGCTCCACGGCCCGTACCAGCCGCTCCCCGCCGCGACGCCGATCGAGCCGCCGAGAAAGCCGAACTCGCAGGCGACGACCGCCACCCGGCGCCCCGCGACGCGCCCCTCCCCGCTGACGACGGACTCGTCCAGCCCTGTCCGGGCCCGCGCCCGCTCCAGGTCGGCACGGTAGTCGGGGTCGTCGCCGGCGACGGCGACCGGTTCGTCCCAGGACCGCCAGGTACCCGGGTCTGCCACGGTCTCGATCAGCTGACGCGCGCCGACGCGCCCGGGCGTTCCGCTCATGCCGCTCATGCGCCCACCATGCCACGGCGGCCGTTCCGGCGGCCGACCTGAGCGCAGACTCAGCGCTCCCTTAAGCGCACCATAAGGATCGGCTCCGGCGCCCGGAACCGGCGGAACGGCGGGGCGGCCGCGGCTAGCGTGCTGCTCCTCCCACCCCCACCCCTGGAGGAGCCCCCCATGCGCGTTCACCGCAAGGCCGCCGCCCGAATCACCCTGCTCGGGGTCGCGCCGCTCGCGCTGACGGCCCTGAGCGCCGACCCGGCCGACGCGCACGGTTCCATGTCGGACCCGGTGAGCCGGGTGGCCGCCTGTTTCGCGGAGGGTCCGGAGAGCCCCGACTCGGCGGCCTGCACGGCCATGGTCGCGGCCGGCGGCACCCAGCCGCTGTACGACTGGAACGAGGTCAACATCGGCGACGCCGCAGGGCGGCACCGGGAGATCATCCCGGACGGCAAGCTGTGCAGCGCCGGCCGGGAGAAGTACAAGGGGCTGGATCTGCCGCGCGCCGACTGGCCCGCCACGGATCTCGCCGCCGGCGCGCACACGTTCAGGTACCGCGCGACCGCCCCGCACCGGGGCACCTTCGAGCTGTACATCACCAAGGACGGGTACGACCCGACGAAGCCGCTGAAGTGGTCGGACCTGGAAGCGGAGCCGTTCGCGAAGGTCACCGACCCCAAGCTGGAGAACGGCAGCTACGTCTTCTCCGGCACGGTCCCGAAGAGGTCCGGCCGCCATCTGATCTACAGCATCTGGCAGCGCTCGGACAGCCCGGAGGCGTTCTACACCTGCTCGGACGTGGTCATGGGCGGCACCTCGGGCAAGGTCCCGGCATCGGCGCCGGAGGCCCCCAGTGAGCAGCAGATAACCAAGGAGGCCGGCAAGTCGACGGTCGACCACCACGGCCGAGGCGGCGACCACGGCGGCCATGACGGCGAGGGCCACGGCCACGGCGGCAACGGGGACGCTCCGGAGGTGAAGCACGCGAAGGCGGACCCCGGACAGGAGAATCCCGCCAACGCCCCTGCTCCGCAGGGCGAACGCCTCGCCCAGACCGGCGGCGACACCACGACCACACCGTTGGCGGTCGGCGGCGCCGCCGTCCTCGCCGCCGGATCCGCCCTGCTGTTCGTCGCGGCCCGCCGCCGCGCCGCCCGAAGCCGCAGCTGACCCGGCGAAGCCACGACTGACTGACAGGCCGGGGTCAGTCCAGCGCAGTGATCACGCCCCCGTTCCGACGCCGGTGTGAAGCCGGGGCCGGCGTGCCCGAGCCAGCGGGCGAGGGAGACGATCCACTCGCCGGCTTCGAGTTGGACGCTGGCATAGGTGTGCCGCAGCGCGTGGATGATGCGGTCGGCGGCCGATGTCGACACCCCGAACAGCGGTGCCAACTGCCACAGGGTGAGGTTCGTGCGCCAGTACGCGGCGACCAGCAGGACCCGGTCTTCCAGCGGCAGGCTCCAGGGCCGACCCTTGCGCACCGGGTCCGTACCCTCGCGCCGCAACGCGGTGATCAGCTTGCCGAACTGATGCAGGCTCAGCCCGGTGAACGGGCTATCCAGGACGGCTCGGACGTCGTGATCACACCAGCCACAGCAAGATCGTCTCACTGAGGTGTGGTGGGCTCCCCGTCTGCCCGTCGGTGGCCCGGCCACATGTCGCCGTACGCGGCGTCCATGAACTGGACCTGCGGCCCGCGCAGCGCGGACGCGTCGGTTGTCTCGCCTCGCGCCGCCTCAGCGAGGCCGTCCGTCCCGCGTGTGGCGGGCCGGACGGCCATTCTTGGGTTGTGCGGCGGTGTGGACGGGCGATGGGGTGTCTGTTGCCGTCGTGGCACTTCGCCGGCTGGGCTCATGTCCCCAGGGTCAGCAGGGCCGCGAGGGCCGGTCCGAAGGCACCGCCCAGTTGGTAGGCGAGGTTGAAGAGGCCGATGGTGGTGGGGCGGTCGGGGGTGGGAGTGGCCTGGGCGGCGTGCACCGCGAGGACTCCGTTGCCGGCCGTCGTGGCGAAGACCGCGAGGGAGGCGGCGAGGAGGAGCAAGGGGGCCCAGGGGGTGAGGAGGGTGGTGAGGGGGCCAGGGCACCGAGGACGAGGAGGATTGTGATGACCCGGGGGCGGTTCATCCGGGCGGACGCGGCCGCGAGGAGCCATGAGAGCAGGGAGCCGGCGAGCAGGGCGGCCATCTGGCCCGCGCCGATGGCCGGGACCGACCAGTCGGTGCGGTCGCGAAGCAGCTGGGGGATCGTGAACAGCAGGGTGAAGTACGAGGTCGACAGGGCCATCGCGAGCAGGGCGGACACCGCGAACACCGGGCTGCGGAGCACCGCGAGGGGCGCGAAGCCGTGGGGGACCGCGCGTACGTGGAGGCCGAGGAGTACGGCTCCCAGGAGCGCGGCGGGCAGGGCTGCCAGCGGGTAGCGCGGCAGGAACACCAGCGCCGTCGCGGTCAGGACGAGGAGCAGGGCGCCGCGGGCGTCGAAGGGCGTTCGCGTCGTGGGGGCCGTGGTGTCCGCCCGTCGCAGTACCGCGGGGACGGCCAGCAGTCCGAGCGCGGACACGGAGAGCGAGAGGCGCCAGGAGACGGTCTCGGCGATGAGCGAGCCGAGCAGCGGACCGACCGCGCCCAGGACTCCGAAGCCTGCCGTGATGACGCCCATCCGTCGGGCCGAGCCGGCCAGGCTCATCGCCACGGTCACCAGACCCGCGCCGCCCACGGCCTGGGCCGCGCGGCCGCCCATCACGAGGGGCAGCCAGGGTGAGAAGGCCACCAGCACCGTGCCCACCACGACGGCCGCGGCGCTCGTGCGCAGGGCGGTGCGCAGGCCACGGCGGCGCAGTACGTTCGCCATCAGCGGGGTGCCGACGGCCATCGCCCAGGCGAAAGCGGTGACGATCCAGGTGACCGTGGCGGTACGGACGTTCAGCGCGGCCGCCATCTCCGGGAGGATCAGCACCGGGCTGTTGGCGCTCAGAGCGACCGGCGTGGCCAGCAGTGCGAGCCACAGGACCGGAGGCGGAGACGATACCGGGGAAGGGGTCGTCGTAGCGGCCTTCGTACGGGTGAGCAAGGACATGGCGGTCTCCATCGACAAAGGAGCAGAGGCAGGAGCAGGAGGCAGGGGGAGGTTCAGACGGTGGTGACGACGTCCTCGTAGGCGAGGCGCGGGGAGCGCGGGTACCACGCGTTCTCGCCCGGCCTGCCGATGTTGACGACCATCAGCGGGGTGTGGTCGTCGTCCAGGAACTCCTTCTGGAGGCCGGCGTGGTCGAAGCCGGTCATCGGGCCTGCGGCCAGGCCCGCGGCGCGCACGCCGAGGAGGAAGTACGCGGCCTGGAGCGCGCCGTTGAGCAGCGCGGTCCTCTCGCGCACCGGGCGCTCGGCGAAGACCGTCTCCCCGGCCTGCGGGAAGTGCGGGAGCAGCGAGGGGAGTTCTTCGTGGAACTCGTTGTCGGTGGCGAGGATCGCGACGAGCGGCGCCGCCCCCGTCTTGGCCCGGTTCCCTTCGTCCATCAGTGCCGCCAGTCGCCGCCGGGCCTTGGGGGACCGCACGAGGATCACCCGCAGAGGGTTGGTGTTGTAGGCGGTGGGGGCGTACTTGACGAGGTCGTGGACGGCGCGCACCTGCTCCTCGGTCACCGGCTCGTCGGCGAAGGTGCCGGCGGTGCGGGCCTCCCGGAAGAGGAGGTCCTGGGCTGTGGGGTCGAGTACGAGGCTCATGGTGTGCCGCTCCAGTCCTTCAGCGTTAACAATCTCAACGTTGAGATAAAAGCACGGCTATCATCTCAACGTCAAGTGTCTTAACATTGAGATTGTGTTCGCTGAGATGAACAGGGAGGAGTCGTGATGAGCGATGCCGTGGACGCGATCGTCGGGCAGTGGGAGAAGGAGCGCCCCGACCTGACCCCCCACCTGTGGCCGGTCCACGCACTGGCCCGGATTCAGCGACTCGCGCGCGTGGTCGAGAAGAGCTGCAGGACGACGGCCACCCAGCACGGCTTGGACTACGGCGAGTTCGACGTGCTCACCACACTCAAGCGCTCCGGCCCGCCGTACCAACTGACCGCCGGCGCCTTCCTCAAGGCCGCCATGGTGACTTCCGGCGCCATCACCAACCGCATCGACAAGATGGAGGCGAAAGGCCTGGTCGAGCGGGTCAGGGAGGGCAGTGACCGCCGGATCGTGTACATCCGCCTTACCGAGCACGGCGCCGCCGTCATCGACTCCGCGATGGTCGACCACCTGCGCAACTACGAGCGGCTGCTGGCCGACGTCGACCGCGAGACGATCACACGGGCCGCAGACGCGCTGCGTGAGATCAGCGAGGCCCTCGGAGACACTTCGATCACCTGACCCCACGCGCGCCATGCCTGCGCCGGCGCGGCATCCCGGGCGGTGATCCCCCAGCCCGCCGGCCAGGGCCTGGTACCGCAGCGGTCTTTGCCGGGATGCCGGCGGTGGAGAGTGTGCGGAACGTGTCGACGCGCTCGGCGACGCGGGCCAGGCGCTGACGGCAATCGGGGGTTGCCAGGCGATCCGGGTGAGCCCGACCCCGCCGGCATGTCGTCCATGTGGCGGGTGAGGGCTTTGTCCGTGCGGTTGAGCCAGTAGCCGATGGGCTTCACGCTGATGCCCCTTCAGAAGCAAGGGCGGGTGCGCGCTTTTGGCAGGGATCTCACTGATGTGCCGGGGTGGGAGCCAGGAGTGCGGACCACTCCTGGCCGGCGGCCCAGTCGGCGAAGCTGTGCCAGCCGACTTCGGGGTAGTCGCGTCGCAGCCCGGCGACGTCGACATCGAGGCCGACGGTGGTGAAGTACTCGAGCCCCTCGGCGGCACCCCACTGAGCCGTCGGAGAACGCACGGCTTCACCGCACCCGCCGACTGAAACACTCAGCCCCGCCGACTCGGGCGCTCACCCGCCAAGTGAAGCACTCAGTCGCAGGTGGCTGGTGCTGCTTTGGCAAGGGTGAACAGCCCGGGTTCGGGTTCGGGTTCGGGTTCGGGTTCGGGTTCGGGTTCGGGTTCGGTGAGGATGTCGCGGGTCACCAGACGTTTCAGCTTGGCGCGGGCGTTTTCGGTGTGCCGTGCCTCGGTGCCGAGTCTGAGCGCCCGACAGACCTCTTTGGCGCGAGTCCTTCTGTGGTCTGTTCGAAGAGCGCCAGGATCTGGCGGTATCCGGGAGGCAGCGGTTCGGGTGGCGCGGTGCCGTCTTCGGCGGTCAGTTCCAGGATGGTCTCCCGGGTGGTCTCCAGACGCTGCGCACGGCGTGCTCCGGATGGACGACGGCACCGAACCCGGCCTGGCCGCCGAAGAAGCCCTTCGCCACCTCGGCGAAGCGCGCGACGCAGCCCGGGCTCTGTCCGAGAGCCTCCACAAGGCGGCCTCGGTCCTGATCCACATGGACGCCGCGGAGACCAAGGCATGACGGACGACTGCCCGTTCCCCGAGCCTTGCAGCCCCGACTACCCTGCGCCCGACGCCAGTCGACTGTCCGCACTGCCCGTGCCACACCCATCGCGTCTGCGAGGCGTTCCAGTGGCGCCGCGCCGCCTGATCGTCATCGACTCGACGGGCGAGAAGTGGGTCATGGGCTTCACCGCCCAGCACCAGCTCCAGCTCCAGCGCTACCGGATCACGGGATGGAGCACAGCCCACGGGGCATGACGGCTTGCGCCCGCTCCCTCCGAGCGGGGGCTTCACACAGTCGGTCCTCGACGTCGGAACGGCGCTCAGGTCGGCCACGAGCCATCGGCGGCCGCTCAGCGTCGGCCAACGATGGTGGCCCCAGGGGGAGTTACGCCATGCCGCCGCGATGGACGACGGCATCGGAAGCCGTCGCCGAACGGATGGCCGTGACTGAGCGCCTCACTTGGCGGGTTTCGCCATGTACCACACTCAGGCCGGTGCGCCCTGGCTTAGCCGGTGCCCGTGTGACAAGATCGGCAGCGTGATCGAATCTTCAGCACGGAAGGGCGGCCTCCGCCCCGGTCGGTGAAGTGGCTGGACGCGGCCGTGGCCGACGGGACCGCCACGATGCCTGCCCACCCTTCCCGCATCGCGGTCTTCGACGCGGTACGCGCCGACCGCACCGGCCCCGTCGCCATCCGGCTTCTCCGGCTCGCCCACGCCGGAGAGCCGTTCGTACGGCGCGAGGCCATGGACCTCCTCTGCAGCTTGACCGGCGAACGGCCCTGGCCCGAGGCCGTCGAAGCCGCGCTGACCCGGCTCGGCGACCCCGACGAGGAGGTACGGCGCAGGGCCGCATACCTCGTCGGGCATTGCGGGCAGCCCGACCTTGTCCTCACCACCCTCGGCGATCTCACCGACCCTGTGGTGCGTACCGTCCTGGCCAGGGCGCTCGGCCCCGCCGTCGCCCGACTGAGGACCGACCGCCTCGCAGCGGTCCGCTTCCTCGCCCACCTGGAGACCCTGCGGGCAGCTCCGCCCGCGCGACGGCCCGCCCTGGACGCGGCGCTCCTCACCGACGCCCGGGAGGCCGCACTCCACCTGGCGGACATCGGGCACCTCTGGGGCTGGGTGCTGTACAGGCTGGGGCGCGAGCGGCACACCTACGCCCTCGTGGCCCGACTTCTCGCCGACCCCGCCACCCGGGACATCGGCGCCGGCCTCTCCCGAGAGGCGTGCCACAACTGGCGGGCGGCCCCGGTCACACTGCTGCCGCTGCTCCTCCGGTACCACGGCCAGGAAACCACCCCAGGCATCGCGGACGCCCTCAGGACGGCCTCAATCTCCGAGGCGGCACGGCGGACACACGGGGCCCTCATCGCCGGGCTCCCGTTCACGCCGTCCCCGCAACCCCGCCGGTCCCCGTCCGCGGATCCGCCGGTGTACGACAGCGCGTCCGCCGCCGCGCTCCTCGCCACCAAGCCAGTGGGCATCGCCCGCCTCAAGCACGCCACCGCGATCTTCAGCGCCCTGCTGGACGCCGGCCCGCTGACCTTCCGGCAGGCGGCCCAGCTGTACAACCTCACCTTCCGTCACCCCGGCCGCTCGCAGGCGGAATGCGCCCCGCTGTGGCTCCGGCACGCTGGGCCTTCCGCGCTGCCCCGCCTGCTCGCCCTGATGACACCGCACCTGGCCGAGTACACGGTCGGCGAGTCCTACCTGGCGGGTCTCGCGCGGATGGGGCGTCACGCGCTGCCCGCGCTGCCGGCCGTGACGGCGATCATCGACCGGCGCACCCGCATCCCCGTCAACGACTCCACACCCGACGCCGAGATGGAACTGGACGAACGCCTCCTGTCCGCCGCGCTCCACACCCGCCGCGCGATCCTCACGGTCGTCCTTCCGCGGCCTTCACCACGGACGCCACCCCAATAGCGGCCTGCTACTGACGACAGCCGGGCTGCCGGTCCCCGCCGAGTCAGAGACTCGGGTCGGACTTCGCGGAGTTCGATCTGGCGATCGCCATCGTGCCGGTCTCCGTGGACGCGGCGTTGGAAGGCGTCACGATGAAGTGGGACGTCGGGTCGTCGTGCAGCTCGTGTGTGACCTCGAACGTGAAGTGGACGGACGGGCAGGCCAACGACGCCGGGCCGACCGCGTAGTGGAAGGCTGATGAGGTCCACGAGTGCGCCCCATGAGGGCCGGCACGTGAAGCAGGAAGGGGGCCAGCCCTGTGGGCTGGCCCCCTTCCCGTGGTCATCCGGTCAGGGGCTGCCACCGGTCTTCCTGCGCGGGGTCGAGCCTGCTGCCCCACACCAGTGCCCCACCGACCAGGCCGGGCTTGTCCCGCGTGGCCAGGGCCGGGGCTTCGAGCATGTCGGCGACGTCTTCCAGGTAGGTGGCCAGCGTGTCGAGCTCGTCGCCGGGGCCTTCGTTGTAGCGGGACCAGCGGCCCAGGTAGCCGGTCGCGGCGTCCAGGTACAGGCCCGAGGTGCGGTCAGCCGCGCCGTAGGAGACAACCGGAATCCAGGCTGCCTTCCACACGGTGATCCGGTCGCATTCGGGGCGGCGGGCGTTGAGGGTGTCCTGGTGGGCTTGGGAGTCCATCTGCTGCCCGTAGAAGGCGGCTACGGCGTCCAGGGTCATCAGGGCCTGGTTGCCGGGCAGGCATCCCGCGCCGTTGACCCCGTCGTCGCCTGCGGTCAGGAACCACAAGGCTCGCAGGTCGGCGGGTATCTGGATGCCGAGGTCGTGTTCCAGGGCGGTGATGGTGGTGGGGCTCACGCCGGCGCGGAGCGCGGCGTGGGAGTCGGGGGCGTTGTGCTGGAGCCAGCGGGTGATGCGCTGCCAGGCGTCGGCGATCACCCGTCCGGTGACCGTGTCGGCGGCAGGGTCGGCAGGTTGGTCCTGGTCTTGGTCCTGGGTGTCCGCGGCAGGGTCGGCATGCTGGTCCTGGGCCTGAGCCTGGGTGTCCGCGGCGGGCTCGGCGGATGGGGCCGGGTTCACGTACCGGATCTCGATCCGGTCGGGCTCGCGGATGTAACCGACGGCCAGGGCGGGGCAGTCCTCGAACAGATCGCCGTCGACCATCACGGTGAGGATGCCGGGCAGACCCGAGGGCTGGCCCATGTCCGGGTCGTCGGCCAGCTGGCCAGCCATGACCTTCAGGGCGTAGGGCACCCCGGCCCCGAGCTGGGCGGCAGTGTCGCGTACGTGCTGGGCGATCTCGGCGTTCACGGCCTGGTGCTCCTTGCTGGTCGGATGGAGGACGGTGGGCCTCACACTAGGACGCCCGCGCCCACCGGGTGGGTGGTGCGGGCGTCCTGTCGCACGGGGGCGCATCAGGCGGTTGTGGGGTCCTCTGAGGCAGAAGCCACACAGCACAAGTCCCCCAACGCCCCTGCTCCGCAAGGCGAACGCCTCGCCGAGACCGGCGGGGACTCCGCGACCGCGCCACTGGCGGTCGGCGGCGCCGCCGTCCTCGCCACCGGTTCCGCGCCCCTCCTCGTCGGGGCCCGCCGCCGCGCTGCACGCAGCCGCACCTGACCCGGCAGAACCGCGCGGGGCGGGTGGGTGGCTGTCATGCCTATGGGCAATCCGTGTGAGCAAGCACCACATCCGGGTATTTCTGCTTGTCAACAACCTTCCAAAGGCCCGCGATCTCATCCCAGATCCAATAGGATTTTCCGTTGTAGCGTTGCATGGCCTCGCGTTGCAGGACCTGCTCATCGGTCATGCCACGCTCGTTCGGCCATTTGCCGTCCGCCTTGTGTCCGTCCAGGTAGGCCCTGGCG
Coding sequences within it:
- a CDS encoding acetyl-CoA carboxylase biotin carboxylase subunit family protein yields the protein MHENDHDAARRRPRPTRRLQLLALNPTDSVTEGFLPAAARLGLAVTLLTDQPAAHERAYQRYAAAGGLLPDLTVTACDVRDFREVIGRIAAGPGRPDAVFTNSDHLQTQAALAADFLGLPGKDWRAALRTKNKAQLRRSLAESGTDAVWSAELGPDRDPAALTALDPPYPCVVKPREGVASEDVRLVADAGELLARCREIRTRRPGEALVVEEFLHGPLQTLETLGDGRTLHAYASFRTELSPPPHFIEERLVLLPEPPQPHTAQVLDQLHALGVGFGACHTEYVVQGDRARLIEVNYRAIGDQCDLVLAGLLDVPLFEHILRTHLGEPLPDDLGARTDARARLEYVTADRGGRLVSAPAASVRETDGVRLDYRPLREIGEEHPLHHTNRDFLGVLRATGTDQRRIDRAVAEFLAAQRWEIVP
- a CDS encoding lytic polysaccharide monooxygenase; amino-acid sequence: MRVHRKAAARITLLGVAPLALTALSADPADAHGSMSDPVSRVAACFAEGPESPDSAACTAMVAAGGTQPLYDWNEVNIGDAAGRHREIIPDGKLCSAGREKYKGLDLPRADWPATDLAAGAHTFRYRATAPHRGTFELYITKDGYDPTKPLKWSDLEAEPFAKVTDPKLENGSYVFSGTVPKRSGRHLIYSIWQRSDSPEAFYTCSDVVMGGTSGKVPASAPEAPSEQQITKEAGKSTVDHHGRGGDHGGHDGEGHGHGGNGDAPEVKHAKADPGQENPANAPAPQGERLAQTGGDTTTTPLAVGGAAVLAAGSALLFVAARRRAARSRS
- a CDS encoding MFS transporter, which produces MSLLTRTKAATTTPSPVSSPPPVLWLALLATPVALSANSPVLILPEMAAALNVRTATVTWIVTAFAWAMAVGTPLMANVLRRRGLRTALRTSAAAVVVGTVLVAFSPWLPLVMGGRAAQAVGGAGLVTVAMSLAGSARRMGVITAGFGVLGAVGPLLGSLIAETVSWRLSLSVSALGLLAVPAVLRRADTTAPTTRTPFDARGALLLVLTATALVFLPRYPLAALPAALLGAVLLGLHVRAVPHGFAPLAVLRSPVFAVSALLAMALSTSYFTLLFTIPQLLRDRTDWSVPAIGAGQMAALLAGSLLSWLLAAASARMNRPRVITILLVLGALAPSPPSSPPGPPCSSSPPPSRSSPRRPATESSRCTPPRPLPPPTAPPPSASSTSPTNWAVPSDRPSRPC
- a CDS encoding malonic semialdehyde reductase, translated to MSLVLDPTAQDLLFREARTAGTFADEPVTEEQVRAVHDLVKYAPTAYNTNPLRVILVRSPKARRRLAALMDEGNRAKTGAAPLVAILATDNEFHEELPSLLPHFPQAGETVFAERPVRERTALLNGALQAAYFLLGVRAAGLAAGPMTGFDHAGLQKEFLDDDHTPLMVVNIGRPGENAWYPRSPRLAYEDVVTTV
- a CDS encoding MarR family winged helix-turn-helix transcriptional regulator, yielding MSDAVDAIVGQWEKERPDLTPHLWPVHALARIQRLARVVEKSCRTTATQHGLDYGEFDVLTTLKRSGPPYQLTAGAFLKAAMVTSGAITNRIDKMEAKGLVERVREGSDRRIVYIRLTEHGAAVIDSAMVDHLRNYERLLADVDRETITRAADALREISEALGDTSIT
- a CDS encoding HEAT repeat domain-containing protein, yielding MKWLDAAVADGTATMPAHPSRIAVFDAVRADRTGPVAIRLLRLAHAGEPFVRREAMDLLCSLTGERPWPEAVEAALTRLGDPDEEVRRRAAYLVGHCGQPDLVLTTLGDLTDPVVRTVLARALGPAVARLRTDRLAAVRFLAHLETLRAAPPARRPALDAALLTDAREAALHLADIGHLWGWVLYRLGRERHTYALVARLLADPATRDIGAGLSREACHNWRAAPVTLLPLLLRYHGQETTPGIADALRTASISEAARRTHGALIAGLPFTPSPQPRRSPSADPPVYDSASAAALLATKPVGIARLKHATAIFSALLDAGPLTFRQAAQLYNLTFRHPGRSQAECAPLWLRHAGPSALPRLLALMTPHLAEYTVGESYLAGLARMGRHALPALPAVTAIIDRRTRIPVNDSTPDAEMELDERLLSAALHTRRAILTVVLPRPSPRTPPQ
- a CDS encoding SMI1/KNR4 family protein encodes the protein MNAEIAQHVRDTAAQLGAGVPYALKVMAGQLADDPDMGQPSGLPGILTVMVDGDLFEDCPALAVGYIREPDRIEIRYVNPAPSAEPAADTQAQAQDQHADPAADTQDQDQDQPADPAADTVTGRVIADAWQRITRWLQHNAPDSHAALRAGVSPTTITALEHDLGIQIPADLRALWFLTAGDDGVNGAGCLPGNQALMTLDAVAAFYGQQMDSQAHQDTLNARRPECDRITVWKAAWIPVVSYGAADRTSGLYLDAATGYLGRWSRYNEGPGDELDTLATYLEDVADMLEAPALATRDKPGLVGGALVWGSRLDPAQEDRWQPLTG